One window of the Chryseobacterium camelliae genome contains the following:
- the porV gene encoding type IX secretion system outer membrane channel protein PorV yields MNLTTKLLLGFGLGAGFLSYAQDLSQVRPVLTGAPFLRIAPDARSGGMGDQGVVTSPDAFSQFWNAAKYPFSRTSSSVGVSYTPYMSKLTNDVFLLYGAFHKFLGQEERSTISASIYYFNMGEVDLTQLVGNDVTSMGTSKPNEFSIDIAYGLKLSDSYSMAVTGRYIRSDLAGGFNTDTTLKPANSFAVDVSGYYTSPRFSSFGGYDGKVNAGFAVQNLGPKLDYTGNEESRSYLPTMARLGVGYDMYLDDVNRVGLSVEGSKILVPGSEYVGIDPNTRQPMYAIPNVGPIAGIGKSFKNENSIMYSGALEYSYDNAFSVRGGYFHESEQQGARQFATAGIGLKYRSFGLDVSYLINMSKINTALDNTLRFGLTWNIGDETSNVDY; encoded by the coding sequence ATGAATTTAACTACTAAACTGCTTTTAGGATTTGGGTTAGGTGCTGGTTTTTTAAGCTACGCCCAGGACTTAAGTCAAGTAAGACCGGTACTCACCGGGGCTCCATTTTTAAGAATTGCACCGGATGCACGATCAGGAGGTATGGGAGACCAGGGTGTCGTAACTTCTCCGGATGCATTTTCCCAATTCTGGAATGCGGCCAAATACCCTTTTAGCAGAACAAGTTCTTCTGTTGGTGTAAGCTATACGCCGTACATGAGCAAACTTACCAATGATGTATTCTTATTGTACGGTGCATTTCACAAATTCCTGGGACAGGAAGAAAGATCTACCATCTCTGCCAGTATCTATTACTTCAATATGGGAGAAGTGGATCTTACGCAGCTGGTAGGTAACGATGTTACTTCTATGGGAACTTCAAAACCGAACGAGTTTTCCATTGATATCGCGTACGGGCTGAAACTTTCCGATTCTTATTCCATGGCCGTAACAGGAAGGTACATCCGTTCCGACTTAGCCGGAGGATTCAACACAGATACTACGCTTAAGCCTGCCAATTCGTTTGCTGTAGACGTTTCAGGATACTATACTTCACCAAGGTTCTCCAGTTTTGGCGGATATGACGGTAAGGTTAACGCAGGTTTTGCTGTTCAGAACCTGGGTCCGAAACTGGATTATACCGGAAATGAAGAATCCAGATCCTATCTTCCTACCATGGCCAGACTGGGTGTAGGGTATGATATGTATCTTGACGATGTGAACCGTGTTGGACTAAGCGTTGAAGGTTCTAAAATCCTGGTTCCCGGATCAGAATATGTAGGCATCGACCCGAATACGAGACAGCCGATGTACGCCATTCCCAACGTAGGTCCTATCGCAGGGATCGGAAAATCGTTCAAGAACGAAAACAGCATCATGTACAGCGGTGCGCTGGAATATTCTTATGACAATGCATTTTCCGTACGAGGAGGATACTTCCACGAAAGCGAGCAGCAGGGAGCAAGACAGTTTGCCACCGCCGGTATCGGGCTGAAGTACCGTTCTTTCGGACTGGACGTTTCTTACCTGATCAACATGTCCAAGATCAACACAGCTTTGGATAATACCTTACGGTTCGGTCTTACCTGGAATATCGGAGACGAAACATCCAATGTAGATTATTAA